CGACGCCGGTCTGGCCCGGTTGCTCGGCCTGTCGCGGACTGCCGTGGCGGCCATGGCAGAGGACGGCGGTGTCGACATCGACGGTGTTCCGGCCGCGAAGTCCGACAAGCTCGTGGCCGGCGCCTGGCTGGAGGTCCGGTTGCCGGAAGCACCCGCGCCGGTCGAGAACACCCCGGTCGACATCGAGGGCATGGACATCCTCTACGCCGACGACGACATCGTGGCGGTGGACAAGCCGCCGGGGGTGGCCGCGCACGCGACGGTCGGCTGGCACGGGCCGACGGTGTTGGGAGGCCTGGCTGCCGCCGGTTTCCGGATCAGCACCTCGGGCATCCACGAACGGCAGGGCATCGTGCACCGACTCGATGTCGGTACCTCCGGCGTCATGGTGGTGGCCCTCTCGGAGCGCGCGTACACCGTGCTGAAACGGGCGTTCAAGCAGCGCACCGTGGACAAGCGCTATCACGCGCTGGTGCAGGGGCACCCCGATCCGTCGAGCGGAACCATCGATGCCCCGATCGGGCGGCACCGCGGTCACGACTGGAAGTTCGCGGTCGTCGAGGGTGGACGGCACAGCATCACCCACTACGACACCGTCGAGGCCTTCCAGGCGGCCAGCCTGCTCGACATCGAGCTGGAGACGGGCCGCACCCATCAGATTCGGGTGCACTTCGCCGCACTGCACCACCCGTGCTGCGGTGACATGACGTACGGCGCCGATCCCACGTTGGCGAAAAGGCTTGGGCTGGAACGTCAATGGCTGCATGCCCGGTCACTGGCCTTCGCCCATCCGGCTGACGGCCGCCGCATCGAGATCACCAGCCCGTACCCGGCTGACCTGCAGGCCGCCCTCGACGTACTGCGCCGCCACTAGACGTGGGCGGGCAGACACCTGCGCAGCAGTCCAGCGCATCCCGCTCCGGGTTGCTCTACGGCGCAGGTGCCTACATCTGGTGGGGGCTGTGCCCCGGCTTCTTCCTGCTGCTGCTCCCCGCGGGCGCGCCCGAGGTGCTGGCCCACCGCATCGTGTGGAGCGCACTGCTGCTGCTACTGGTGCTGGCGGTGGCCCGCCGACTCGGCGACCTGCGGCGGCTGCCGCGGAGGACCTGGCTTCAACTGCTCGGCGCTGCCGTACTGATCTCGGTCAACTGGGGAACCTACATCTTTGCCGTGACGACCGGGCATGTGGTGGACGCGGCACTCGGGTACTTCATCAATCCCCTGGTGAGCGTGCTGCTGGGCGTGCTGGTGTTCCGCGAACGGATCAACCGATGGCAGGCCGCGGCATTGGTGCTCGCACTCGTCGCGGTTGTGATCTTGACCGTCGAGTTGGGCGCACCGCCTTACATCGCGGTGGTCCTGGCACTGTCGTTCGGGGTGTACGGACTGATCAAAAAGGTGGTGCGGGCCGACCCGCGGGTGAGCGTGGCGGTAGAGACATTGCTGGCGCTCCCGTTCGCCGCCGGCTACGTGATCATGTTGGAAGTGCTGGACCAGGGGAATTTTCTCAACCACGGCACTTGGCACGCATTGCTGTTGTTGCTTGCCGGGCCCGTCACCGCTGTGCCGTTGCTGCTGTTCGCCGCGGCCGCGCAGCGCCTTCCGATGGTGACTCTGGGTCTGCTGTTCTACCTGAATCCCGGGCTGCAGATGGCCTGGGGTGTGTTGATCGGACACGAACCGATGCCGGTGGGGCGTTGGATCGGATTCGCACTGATCTGGGTGGCTTTGGTGATCATGACCGTCGGCGCACTGCGCAAGAAGCCGGCGGAATTTCCGGCCGACTTTGTCGATCAGGCGGAAACGGAATCGTCATCACGGTGACAGGCTGAAAACCGAAACCGGGAGGACATCGTGCAGTACTGCCTACTCATGCATTACCAGGAGGGCCCGGAGGCGGGCCTGAGCGACGAAGACATGGAACCGGCGCGGGCCGCATTCGCCCGCTATGCCGACGACCTTGATGCGGCCGGAGTGCTGATCGGAACGCAGGTACTTCAGTCTGCGTCAGCGTCCACGACCTACACCGCACGCACCGGTACCGGCGAGATCCAGGACGGGCCATTCGCCGACACCAGGGAACGGCTGGGCGGTGTGTTCGTAATCGACGTGCCCGATCTCGACGCGGCATTGACGTGGGCTGCGAAATGCCCTGCCGCGGCATGGGGTTCGATCGAGATCAGGCCAGTCGCAGTGACCTATCGCCGAGGCCGGGGCTGGTACACGCCCTGAACACGCAGGTCTCGATGCGGCTCGCGCAGGTGGTCGGTCAGTCCTACGGCCGACTGCTCGCGCTGCTGGCCGGCCAGAGCCGAGACATCGCCGCGGCCGAGGACGCACTGGCCGATTCCCTGGAGCGAGCGCTGCAGCGGTGGCCGCACGACGGGGTCCCCGCCAATCACGAAGCGTGGTTGCTGACGGTGGCACGGAATCGGCTGCGGGACATGTGGAAGTCGCCGGCCCACCGGATGAGCCGGCCGTGGACCGACGACCACGATGCGGCATGGGAGATCACCGACCCGGCCACGTTTCCCGACCGTCGGCTGGAGCTCATGCTGGTGTGCGCCCACCCCGCCATCGCCTCCGACATCCGTACCCCGTTGATGCTGCAGACCGTGCTCGGAGTCGACGCCGCCGCCATCGGCGCGGCCTTCGCGGTCGCCCCGGCCACCATGGCGCAACGTCTCGTGCGGGCCAAGAAACGCATTCGCGACGCCGGGATCCCGTTCACGATGCCGGAGCGCACCGACCTCGACGCGCGGCTACCCGAGGTTCTCGAGGCGGTCTACGGCGCGTACTCCATCGACTGGCTGAGTGTCCCGCAGGGTGAGGCCGTCGAATCGCTGTCTTCGGAGGCGCTGCACCTGGCGATGGTGCTCGTCGAGTTGCTGCCGGACGAGCCCGAGGCCCTGGGCCTGGCAGCCCTGATGTGTCTGAGTGAGGCGCGACGCCCGGCTCGGCGCGGCCCGGACGGAAGCTTCGTCGCGCTCGATGATCAGATTCGGGACCGCTGGGACAAGGGATTACACGCCCGCGGCGAGCGCCTGCTTGCCCGTGCCCACGGCTTCGCGCGTCCGGGCAGGTTCCAGTACGAGGCGGCGATTCAATCGGCGCACTGCGCCCCGACCATCGACAAACACGCACTGCGCAAACTGTATCGAGCGCTGCTTCGGGTCGGGCCGTCGTTGGGCGCTGCTGTGGCGCTGGCAGCCCTGGACGGCGAAATCGACGGCGCCCACGCCGGATTACGTGCCCTGGACGCGCTCACCGACCGCTCGGCTGACAGATTTCAGCCGGCGTGGGTCACCCGCGGACACCTCCTTGCGGAGCAGGGCCGGCTCGACGAGGCGGTGGCAGCCTACCGGCGCGCCATCGAATTGACTGCAGACGAGGCCGTCCGGCGTTACCTGCGGGGACGCCTGGAACGGCTGAGGGCGGCGGGCGGTCGCGGACCGGAGATGTGAGCCGCCCCGGAGTTGATATTTGCGATCTCATGTTTTGACGCCCTTTTGGCAATGTCATAGTGTTTGCTGAATGACCGCCCGAAGCAGCTCTGGGACTGCTCGCCGGCCAGGTAGGCCGGTCGGCGCCGACGCTGCGCAAACGCGTGAACGTATCCTGCAAGCGGCCTACGAAGTCATCAATGAACGCGGTTATGCGGCGACGACTTTCCAGGAGATCGCCAAGCGCAGCGGCCTCAGCCGTCCGACGCTGAACTACTACTTCGCCAGTCGCGAGGATCTGTATCGCGCGTTGCTCCAGCAGGCACATGACGTCGTCACTTCCTGCATTCACGCGGCGAAACAGCATGAGGGATCGCTGAATCGGCTACGCGCCTACATCGATGCGGTGGTGGCGGTGTGGCATCGGGACCATGCCGTGGTCGGGTTCCTGGCCACCGCGCGGCTGGAGGCCTACCGTCATCCCGATCTGCCGTCGGCCACCGTCGCGGCGACCCGCGGGTTTCTCGGTGAACTGGTCACCGAAGCAGTCGATCGACGTGAACTGCCGGCGCACACCGAACAGGCGAGTTTGGTCGAGTTGCTGTACGCGATGCTGTGGGGAATCGGCGCCTACTGCGGTTGGCAGAGCAGGCCCGTAGATGTTTCTGAGATTGCCAAGCAACTGCAAATCGTGATCGGCGAAGGGTTGCTGTCCGATATCGGCGGTGATCGCTGACACTTCGGCTCAGACACGCATCGCGACACGCGCGGCGGTGTCGGTGGGGCGCAATAGACTGACAGCCCTATGAGCGGTTCATCGTCGGGTTCCTCAGGATCTTTTGTTCACCTGCACAACCACACCGAGTACTCGATGCTGGACGGTGCCGCGAAGATCACCCCGATGCTGGCCGAGGCGCAGCGGCTCGGCATGCCCGCCATCGGTATGACCGACCACGGCAACATGTTCGGCGCCAGCGAGTTCTACAACTCGGCCACGAAGGCCGGCATCAAACCGATCATCGGTATCGAGGCGTACATCGCGCCGGCGTCGCGGTTCGAGACCAAACGTGTCCAGTGGGGTGACCCGAGCCAGAAGGGTGACGACGTCTCGGGTAGCGGTGCCTACACCCACATGACGATGGTCGCCGAGAACGCAACCGGTCTGCGCAACCTGTTCAAGCTCTCCTCGCTGGCGTCGTTCGAGGGTCAGCTCGGTAAGTGGGCCCGCATGGATGCCGAGATCATCGCCGAACATGCCGAGGGCATCATCGCCACGACCGGTTGTCCGTCGGGTGAGGTGCAGACCAGGCTGCGGCTGGGCCACCGCCAGGAGGCGCTGGAGGCCGCCGCCAAGTGGCGCGAGATCTTCGGTCCCGAGAACTTCTTCCTCGAGCTCATGGACCACGGCCTCGACATCGAGCGCCGGGTCCGCGAGGGCCTGCTGGAGATCGGGCAGAAGCTCAACATCCCGCCGCTGGCCACCAACGACTGCCACTACGTCACGCGCGAGGCCTCGCAGAACCACGAGGCGCTGCTGTGCATCCAGACAGGCAAGACCCTCTCGGACCCGAACCGCTTCAAGTTCGACGGCGATGGCTACTACCTCAAATCCGCCGAGGAGATGCGGGCGCTGTGGGACTCGCAGGTGCCGGGTGCGTGCGATTCCACGGTGTTGATCGGCGAGCGGGTGCAGTCCTACGCCGACGTGTGGACGCCCACCGACCGGATGCCGGTGTTCCCGGTCCCGGACGGACATGACCAGGCCTCGTGGCTCACACACGAGGTCCAGGCGGGGCTGGAGCGCCGGTTCCGTGGGGCGGCCGTGCCCACCGAATACACCGACCGTGCGTCCTACGAGATCAAGGTCATCTGCGAGAAGGGATTTCCGTCCTACTTCCTGATCGTGGCCGACCTGATCAACTACGCCCGCTCGGTCGGGATCCGGGTGGGCCCGGGTCGTGGGTCGGCGGCCGGTTCGTTGGTGGCCTACGCGCTGGGCATCACCAACATCGACCCCATCCCGCACGGTCTGCTGTTCGAGCGTTTCCTCAACCCGGAACGTCCGTCGGCCCCCGATATCGACATCGACTTCGACGACCGTCGCCGTGGCGAGATGCTGCGGTATGCGGCCAACAAGTGGGGCAGTGACCGGGTGGCCCAGGTCATCACCTTCGGTACCATCAAAACCAAGGCGGCGCTGAAGGATTCGGCCCGCGTGCACTACGGTCAGCCTGGATTCGCCATCGCCGACCGGATCACCAAGGCGCTCCCGCCGCCCATCATGGCCAAGGACATCCCGGTCTCGGGAATCACCGATCCCAACCATGAGCGGTACAAGGAAGCCGCCGAGGTCCGCGCCCTGATCGACACCGATCCGGATGTGCGGACCATCTTCGAGACCGCGCGTGGCCTGGAGGGCCTGGTCCGCAACGCGGGTGTGCACGCCTGTGCGGTGATCATGAGCTCCGAGCCGCTCATCGACGCGATCCCGCTCTGGAAGCGGCCCCAGGACGGCGCGGTCATCACCGGTTGGGACTATCCGTCGTGTGAGGCCATCGGCCTGCTGAAGATGGACTTCCTGGGCCTGCGGAACCTGACGATCATCGGTGACTGCCTGGAGAACATCAAGGCCAACCGGGGCATCGACCTGGACCTGGACACGCTGCCCTTCGACGATCCGGCGGCCTACGAGCTACTCGGCCGCGGTGACACGCTGGGCGTGTTCCAGCTCGACGGCAGCGCCATGCGGGACCTGCTGCGCCGCATGCAGCCCACCGGGTTCAACGACATCGTGGCGGTGCTCGCGCTGTACCGTCCCGGTCCGATGGGTATGAACGCCCACAACGATTACGCGGATCGCAAGAACGGCCGCCAGGCGATCAAGCCCATCCATCCTGAGCTCGAGGAACCGCTCAAGGACATCCTCGCCGAGACCTACGGTCTGATCGTCTACCAAGAGCAGATCATGTTCATCGCGCAGAAGGTCGCCTCCTACACCATGGGTAAGGCCGACGCGCTCCGTAAGGCCATGGGTAAGAAGAAGCTCGAGGTGCTCGAGGCCGAATACAAGGGCTTCAAGGAAGGCATGACCGCCAACGGGTTCTCCGAGGCTGCGGTGAAAGCCTTGTGGGACACGATTCTTCCGTTCGCCGGTTACGCGTTCAACAAGTCCCACGCGGCCGGTTACGGCCTGGTGTCCTACTGGACGGCCTACCTCAAGGCGAACTACCCGGCCGAGTACATGGCCGGGCTGCTGACTTCGGTCGGAGACGACAAGGACAAGGCCGCGGTGTACCTCGCCGATTGCCGCAGGCTCGGTATCACGGTCCTGCCGCCGGACGTCAACGAATCGGTGCAGAACTTCGCCTCGGTAGGCGACGACATCCGGTTCGGTCTGGGCGCGATCCGCAATGTCGGTGCCAACGTCGTCTCGTCACTGATCAACACGCGTACCGAGAAGGGCAAGTACACCGACTTCTCCGATTACCTGAACAAGATCGACATCGCGGCCTGCAACAAGAAGGTCACCGAGTCGCTGATCAAGGCGGGCGCGTTCGATTCGCTCGGCCACCCCCGTAAGGGGCTGTTCCTGGTTCACACAGACGCCGTGGACTCGGTGCTCGGCACCAAGAAGGCCGAGGCGATGGGTCAGTTCGACCTGTTCGGCGGCACCGACGACGGTGGCGGAACCGACGCCGTGTTCACCATCCGGGTGCCCGAAGAGGAGTGGGAGGACAAGCACAAGCTCGCACTCGAACGCGAGATGTTGGGCTTGTACGTGTCCGGCCACCCGCTCAACGGGATCGCCCACCTGCTGGCCAACCAGGTCGACACCCAGATCCCGGCGATCCTCGACGGCGATGTCGCCAACGATGCGCAGGTGGTGGTCGGCGGCATCCTGGCCTCGGTCAACCGTCGCGTGAACAAGAACGGCTTGCCCTGGGCCTCAGCCCAACTGGAAGACCTCACCGGTGGTATCGAGGTGCTGTTCTTCCCGCAGACCTACTCACTGTTCGGCCATGAGATCGCCGACGACGTGGTGGTTCTGGTCAAGGCGAAGGTGGCGGCGCGCGACGACCGGATCTCGCTGATCGCACACGAACTGGTGGTGCCCGACTTCAGCAGCGCTCAGGCCGACCGGCCGTTGGCGGTGAGCCTGCCGACCCGGCAGTGCACCATCGACAAGGTCAGTGCGCTCAAGCAGGTGCTGGCCAACCACCCGGGCACCGCACAGGTTCATCTACGTCTGATCAGCGGTGAGCGGATCACCACCCTGGAGTTGGATCAGTCGCTGCGGGTGACGCCGTCGTCGGCGCTGATGGGAGACCTCAAGGCGTTGCTCGGTCCGGGCTGCCTGGGCTGAACGTCCAGTTCTATCTTCACGATCGCGCTGTCGGGCCACAGGGCCCGGTGGCGGGCCCGGCGCAGTTTCTCGCGCAGCGGGAGGTCGCGGTGCACGTTGGTTACCCCGGGGATCTTCAGTAGCGGCACGATGTTCCATTGCCAGCCGTAGCGTCGGTGCAGCGCGCTGTTGGCCTGTTCGGCTTCTCGGCCGGCCAGCATCGTCGCTCGACCGGTCAGCCAGGTGGTGCCGGTGACTCTGCCCTTGTAGTCGCACACCACCAGCTCGACCTCGGGTTGCGCCGCGAGCCTGCGCGTTTTCGGACCGATCTTGGTGCGGAACAAGGCCGTTCGCCCGTCGAGCACGAACCAGATCGGGGTGTCTACCGTGGTGCCGTCGCGCCGCAAGCTGCGCAGCAACGCGTAGCGGGAGCGGGCAAGGGCTTCGAGTGTGGCGGCGGTATTCGGCATGGTGCCAGTCAACGACTTAGAGTTGACTCTAAGTCAAGCTCGGCGAGGAGGGCACATGAGCGCATTGCTGACCATCGGAGACGTCACCCAGCGGTCGGGAGTAGCCCAGACAGCGCTTCGTTACTACGAGCAGGTCGGCCTGTTGCCCGCGCCGCAACGTGTGGGCGGACAGCGCCGTTACCAGGAGTCGGTGCTGATGCGCCTGCACGTGATCGGGCTGTGCAAGACAGCCGGTTTCTCGTTGACCGAGATCGGACTCCTACTGAAGGACGACACTCCTGGCCGCCCCATGGCACGTGAACTGGCTCAGAGCAAGCTCGTCGAGATCGATGCACAACTCGAGGCGCTCGCGCGGGCTCGGGCCATCATCGAGTGGGGAATGCGGTGTACCTGTCCGTCAATCGAGCTGTGCACGTGCGGGATTCATCACGAACTGCCGGCGTGACGTAGTTGCGAAGGTCAGAACCGGTATCGCAGGATCCGCGCTTTGCGGGCGGTGGCCTCGCTGAGGCCGCTCAATCGCGTGGCGATCCGCAGGGCAGCCGGGAAGCGATCGACCTCCGGTTGGTGAGTCAGGCTGGATTCTTCGATGAGCCGCAGTTGTGGGGTCCAGGTTTCGGGATGGTGGGCGTCCTTGAAACCCGGGTAACCCCACTGGCTTCCGACGTCTTTGAACATCTTGGCCGGAAAGAACTTCAGTGCGGCTCTACTGATCCATCCGATGCGGCCGTAGTCGTTGAAGGCCACCTCGCCCGAATCGAAGTGTTCGGTGATCTTTCGGAAGATGCCGATGATCACCGGCTCCGAGAGGAATGCGAACAGTCCGTCCGCCACCAAGATGGTGGGCCGATCGGAGGGGATCGGATCGGTCCAGTCAGGGTCGGCCAATGACGCGGCGACGTTGTGGGCCTGGGGGAGCGGTGGAATCACGCATTCGCGCAGTTCGCTGATCCCGGGGAGGTCCACGCTGTACCAGTCGACGGTCGGAGGGGGCGCGATGCGGTGGACACCGCTGTCCAGGCCTCCTCCCAGATCGACCACGACGGCGTCGGGGTGCTCGGCCACGAACACGCGGACCCGGTCGTCGAGCATCTTGGCGCGCAGCGCCGATTGGCACACCACGCTGGTCTGGACTCCGAGGCCTGCGAAGTCGTAGTCGAGTCGCGAAACGGTCTCATCGGCCACCGTGTCACCGAGGATCGGTCGGCCCCATCGGCTGTCGAGTGCCCTGGCGTAGAGCGTCAGGAATGCGGTTTCTTCTATCGGCGTGAGGCCTGTCGTCGCAATACCCACGGGCCCGACGTTACACCCGCTGCGCGGCTGAACAGTTGGGCGAAAACGTTTACCGCCCTTGCGTTCCCGGGTAGGTACGCGGCATGGCCTACGGTGGAATCATGCGTAGCACCCACGTGAGCGTCTGGATCGAGGTTGCCGCCGACGCGGTGTATGCCTACGCCGCCGACCCGCATCATCTGGCCAACTGGGCGGCGGGACTCGCCGAGGGTGGATTGCGGCTCACGTCGCGAGGATGGGTCGCGGATTCTCCGATGGGCGAGGTCACCGTCGAGTTCACCGCGACGAACACATTGGGAGTGCTCGATCACGTGGTGCATCTGCCCTCGGGCGAGGCTGTCTACAACCCGATGCGGGTGGTGCCGGCCGGCGTCGACGCCACTTCGTGCGAAGTCGTGTTCACCGTGCGGCAGCGCGCCGGGATGACCGATGCGCAGTTCGAGGCAGACGTGGCTGCGGTGGCCGCTGATCTGGAGACGTTGCGGCGACTACTGGAAGGTCACTGACCGGAAGGCCCCACGTGGCCGAGGCTCAGCCACACCACAAGGGTGGCCGCGGCCGCCGACAGTACGGCAGGCGCCGCGCTCAGCGTTGCCACGCCGACGACCACAAGCACGATGGCACCGACCGCCAGGGCGATCAGCTTGTAGGTCGGCCAAGGCACTCCGGCGATGTCGACCTGATGATCGGCCCGGGAGGTGACACTGCGAAAGTTCCCGGCGGTGGTCATGCAATAACGATAGCTCGCAACAATGATTTCGGCCAGCCGAAACCTCGGATTTGGCGTGTCGCTTTATCG
The window above is part of the Mycolicibacterium fortuitum subsp. fortuitum genome. Proteins encoded here:
- a CDS encoding class I SAM-dependent methyltransferase; the encoded protein is MGIATTGLTPIEETAFLTLYARALDSRWGRPILGDTVADETVSRLDYDFAGLGVQTSVVCQSALRAKMLDDRVRVFVAEHPDAVVVDLGGGLDSGVHRIAPPPTVDWYSVDLPGISELRECVIPPLPQAHNVAASLADPDWTDPIPSDRPTILVADGLFAFLSEPVIIGIFRKITEHFDSGEVAFNDYGRIGWISRAALKFFPAKMFKDVGSQWGYPGFKDAHHPETWTPQLRLIEESSLTHQPEVDRFPAALRIATRLSGLSEATARKARILRYRF
- a CDS encoding RNA polymerase sigma factor; translation: MRLAQVVGQSYGRLLALLAGQSRDIAAAEDALADSLERALQRWPHDGVPANHEAWLLTVARNRLRDMWKSPAHRMSRPWTDDHDAAWEITDPATFPDRRLELMLVCAHPAIASDIRTPLMLQTVLGVDAAAIGAAFAVAPATMAQRLVRAKKRIRDAGIPFTMPERTDLDARLPEVLEAVYGAYSIDWLSVPQGEAVESLSSEALHLAMVLVELLPDEPEALGLAALMCLSEARRPARRGPDGSFVALDDQIRDRWDKGLHARGERLLARAHGFARPGRFQYEAAIQSAHCAPTIDKHALRKLYRALLRVGPSLGAAVALAALDGEIDGAHAGLRALDALTDRSADRFQPAWVTRGHLLAEQGRLDEAVAAYRRAIELTADEAVRRYLRGRLERLRAAGGRGPEM
- the rarD gene encoding EamA family transporter RarD, translated to MLYGAGAYIWWGLCPGFFLLLLPAGAPEVLAHRIVWSALLLLLVLAVARRLGDLRRLPRRTWLQLLGAAVLISVNWGTYIFAVTTGHVVDAALGYFINPLVSVLLGVLVFRERINRWQAAALVLALVAVVILTVELGAPPYIAVVLALSFGVYGLIKKVVRADPRVSVAVETLLALPFAAGYVIMLEVLDQGNFLNHGTWHALLLLLAGPVTAVPLLLFAAAAQRLPMVTLGLLFYLNPGLQMAWGVLIGHEPMPVGRWIGFALIWVALVIMTVGALRKKPAEFPADFVDQAETESSSR
- a CDS encoding YciI family protein: MHYQEGPEAGLSDEDMEPARAAFARYADDLDAAGVLIGTQVLQSASASTTYTARTGTGEIQDGPFADTRERLGGVFVIDVPDLDAALTWAAKCPAAAWGSIEIRPVAVTYRRGRGWYTP
- the dnaE gene encoding DNA polymerase III subunit alpha, translating into MSGSSSGSSGSFVHLHNHTEYSMLDGAAKITPMLAEAQRLGMPAIGMTDHGNMFGASEFYNSATKAGIKPIIGIEAYIAPASRFETKRVQWGDPSQKGDDVSGSGAYTHMTMVAENATGLRNLFKLSSLASFEGQLGKWARMDAEIIAEHAEGIIATTGCPSGEVQTRLRLGHRQEALEAAAKWREIFGPENFFLELMDHGLDIERRVREGLLEIGQKLNIPPLATNDCHYVTREASQNHEALLCIQTGKTLSDPNRFKFDGDGYYLKSAEEMRALWDSQVPGACDSTVLIGERVQSYADVWTPTDRMPVFPVPDGHDQASWLTHEVQAGLERRFRGAAVPTEYTDRASYEIKVICEKGFPSYFLIVADLINYARSVGIRVGPGRGSAAGSLVAYALGITNIDPIPHGLLFERFLNPERPSAPDIDIDFDDRRRGEMLRYAANKWGSDRVAQVITFGTIKTKAALKDSARVHYGQPGFAIADRITKALPPPIMAKDIPVSGITDPNHERYKEAAEVRALIDTDPDVRTIFETARGLEGLVRNAGVHACAVIMSSEPLIDAIPLWKRPQDGAVITGWDYPSCEAIGLLKMDFLGLRNLTIIGDCLENIKANRGIDLDLDTLPFDDPAAYELLGRGDTLGVFQLDGSAMRDLLRRMQPTGFNDIVAVLALYRPGPMGMNAHNDYADRKNGRQAIKPIHPELEEPLKDILAETYGLIVYQEQIMFIAQKVASYTMGKADALRKAMGKKKLEVLEAEYKGFKEGMTANGFSEAAVKALWDTILPFAGYAFNKSHAAGYGLVSYWTAYLKANYPAEYMAGLLTSVGDDKDKAAVYLADCRRLGITVLPPDVNESVQNFASVGDDIRFGLGAIRNVGANVVSSLINTRTEKGKYTDFSDYLNKIDIAACNKKVTESLIKAGAFDSLGHPRKGLFLVHTDAVDSVLGTKKAEAMGQFDLFGGTDDGGGTDAVFTIRVPEEEWEDKHKLALEREMLGLYVSGHPLNGIAHLLANQVDTQIPAILDGDVANDAQVVVGGILASVNRRVNKNGLPWASAQLEDLTGGIEVLFFPQTYSLFGHEIADDVVVLVKAKVAARDDRISLIAHELVVPDFSSAQADRPLAVSLPTRQCTIDKVSALKQVLANHPGTAQVHLRLISGERITTLELDQSLRVTPSSALMGDLKALLGPGCLG
- a CDS encoding polyketide cyclase; the protein is MRSTHVSVWIEVAADAVYAYAADPHHLANWAAGLAEGGLRLTSRGWVADSPMGEVTVEFTATNTLGVLDHVVHLPSGEAVYNPMRVVPAGVDATSCEVVFTVRQRAGMTDAQFEADVAAVAADLETLRRLLEGH
- a CDS encoding TetR/AcrR family transcriptional regulator, with product MTARSSSGTARRPGRPVGADAAQTRERILQAAYEVINERGYAATTFQEIAKRSGLSRPTLNYYFASREDLYRALLQQAHDVVTSCIHAAKQHEGSLNRLRAYIDAVVAVWHRDHAVVGFLATARLEAYRHPDLPSATVAATRGFLGELVTEAVDRRELPAHTEQASLVELLYAMLWGIGAYCGWQSRPVDVSEIAKQLQIVIGEGLLSDIGGDR
- a CDS encoding MerR family transcriptional regulator; its protein translation is MLTIGDVTQRSGVAQTALRYYEQVGLLPAPQRVGGQRRYQESVLMRLHVIGLCKTAGFSLTEIGLLLKDDTPGRPMARELAQSKLVEIDAQLEALARARAIIEWGMRCTCPSIELCTCGIHHELPA
- a CDS encoding RluA family pseudouridine synthase, with protein sequence MTTRSMPVPEGLAGMRVDAGLARLLGLSRTAVAAMAEDGGVDIDGVPAAKSDKLVAGAWLEVRLPEAPAPVENTPVDIEGMDILYADDDIVAVDKPPGVAAHATVGWHGPTVLGGLAAAGFRISTSGIHERQGIVHRLDVGTSGVMVVALSERAYTVLKRAFKQRTVDKRYHALVQGHPDPSSGTIDAPIGRHRGHDWKFAVVEGGRHSITHYDTVEAFQAASLLDIELETGRTHQIRVHFAALHHPCCGDMTYGADPTLAKRLGLERQWLHARSLAFAHPADGRRIEITSPYPADLQAALDVLRRH